One window of the Aquila chrysaetos chrysaetos chromosome 8, bAquChr1.4, whole genome shotgun sequence genome contains the following:
- the GPR179 gene encoding LOW QUALITY PROTEIN: probable G-protein coupled receptor 179 (The sequence of the model RefSeq protein was modified relative to this genomic sequence to represent the inferred CDS: deleted 1 base in 1 codon) has product MGPWRWSLLWCLHVALVRGTVLAGGQNSRERPPRPAGWSPAPSSSWAPTPEPGSSRDPEGSAAALAFLQTGDAQRLARANCSRGVAAGAAGPGPPPALRSALRAAPEALAHAANFLNMLFQTNDIREASVAEDVEWYQALVRSLAEGHPWVRRAVLALDAHPLAAKPRLMLQATKGDGEILLQDVSATAPGLGNLSWDNEWFNSFKSQRNPVLRKRVLSNDLRSMETPKWQRGDSYVGEPGHVRWSPPFLECRDGRFLPAWAVTLSSAFYGLKPDLSPEFKGVVRVDIELRDVAIDQCASGPGWFADTHRCDLNSTQCVPQESRGFVLGRYLCRCKPGFYGAGGAASGARAGTAGSAAGADGGSRLACRPCRQGCTTCEDDMPCLIQEDRALRAAILSCQACCMLAVFLSMLISYHFRRSKRIRASGVVLLEMILFGSLLLYFPVFILYFKPSIFRCIVLRWVRMLGFAIVYGTITLKLYRVLKVFLSRTAQRVPYVSSQRVLKMLGLILLLVLWFLAAWTIGMLENVDKNIPLVIRTQTARGLHFYICGHDRWDYMMVIAEMLFLLWGSFLCYATRTVPSAFHEPRYMGIALHNELMISATFHVVRFIMVPSLHPDWTLLLFFAHTHSTITMTLALVFIPKFLHAGSPLREEIAAEVYEDELDMRRSGSCLNSSIASAWSEHSLDPDDIREELKKLYSQLEVHKRRKMAANNPHLPKKRSSRRSLGRSIARRVAELPEAAARRSGGGERAGTPARRGSSAKRLPDAGGASLRMRDDGSRRRAAAPRKSRGAEGPAQEPREGSPIPGPHGEPTPGRKMMAETTSDRSDSESLDAAPLMCKSASAHNLAGHGQQPPSPRAAPLQKSLSVVAGAREEALLAASRAAQQERYASRHLSARSSERPTDQGVPEKAEKPQIPGAADALLPASSSPAEGCPQKDASTPGDGKVQKHITYAPIKSISIDGSHLPGRVRVAVRRTPPPPPVRYQSLGQHAAPAGDSPEPAELPADSPARAGEPERTPEGSAEEKLGRASPPAGKGRLVTSASIPAQVCPWELVQEEILSQKQKAAEAADAGTPGDTAATPSSLKPSSQKTSLRGLGLAMKAFNRSRGKSILRGKREGEGSLRKKGREWEGGSRRERPGLAEMSVVSLGGISRDPAAKSPEWSRQRPGSEPTARPWQGDAVPCQHNNNAGTAWEAAGWGDGGTEGQWDSPAPGTGDGEDLAEKPSALQGDGDAGGGPEPPSGGHKVLLGVGRQEGAEYPQETPAVAGSGKTQICPQPGAKVPVAELGKDAPAAVVRLITPKERGARPDEGLEESSRSLHPQDRTEVEWPHAKPIASSPHPSTTGVERAAAEKLRAEVCSREAPGIPAGRGALLRQEAIASREERGVPPGEESPAKVLEKGSSQPEPLSPGGSWGTERVPPRSRSAEVAPAAVGKASRAAGRQAEVCPGETRADSSIKIEICPWEESGGEHRGPGRAPGKGSSEVDAGYPREELGMEKPLAKSPELLKVALEKSSSVEGRRAEVCPWETGDGGRTVRAEICPWDVEGAQLEKERQEGESIRPKSLGLLRAQKSRSSLQVPSQPWGSTSSEEPPSKPAPKSSELCLDGTALSDAGKLDDGKISQMKKGISPQRAALSGTGETALAADKGSSQRGSSHPGEGAEQPGTGLTAKSPALPKTSLTQAGTIDSKKANICPWEVEDEPLAKTEICPWEEPAAPLGKERQSQDTHGTSKGKNKPGSGGLEDIKAKLAEMGGHGSERRDTGIFAKLIRKSLENSKAESKKSQSVESIMEEVCPWESLGTEQLAEKPHVRSPALPKSPSKKSQSVESLKAEVCPWEVQEVESTDKAEICPWETAAPPSDQPKAKLGAGGGSKGDKRITRQAALASPVRSLEKGSSEREAVCPWESLGTEQHPEKPRAGSPALPKSPSKKSQSVESLKAEVCPWEVQEVEASDKAEVCPWETAAPPLSKEKSRQDKDVLSIASKSPSTSHGLCKEVGDSTSGKKEKASRDHESICPWETLGTEQLPAKPRAGSPALPKSPSKKSQSVESLKAEVCPWEVEASDKAEICPWETAAPPSKEKSRQDKDALSIASKSPSTSHGLCKEVGDSTSGKKEKASRDRESICPWETLGTEQLADKSRAGSPALPKSPSKKSQSVESLKAEVCPWEVQEVEATDKAEICPWETAAPPLSKEKSRQDKDVLSIASKSPSTSHGLCKEVGDSTSGKKEKASRDRESICPWETLGTEQLPEKSSTGRPALPKSPSKKSQSVESLKAEVCPWEVQEVEATDKAEVCPWETAAPPLSKEKSRQDKDVLSIASKSPSTSHGLCKEVGDSTSGKKEKASRDHESICPWETLGTEQLPAKPRAGSPALPKSPSKKSQSVESLKAEVCPWEVQEVEASDKAEICPWETAAPPSKEKSRQDKDALSTASKSPSTSHGLCKEVGDSTSGKKEKASRDRESICPWETLGTEQLPAKPRAGSPALPKSPSKKSQSVESLKAEVCPWEVEASDKAEICPWETAAPPSKEKSRQDKDALSIASKSPSTSHGLLKEIGDSTSGKKEKASRDRESICPWETLGTEQLADKSRAGSPALPKSPSKKSQSVESLKAEVCPWELESTDKAEICPWEVAAPLLEEGAAPGKANLPPKKAGVSKPPEKGSSECEAICPWESLGTEELSLKTATGKEPSKKSDSTESRKSDICPWEAVEPTGSEKGSFKPGVHPQGADRASPIGMGKSKLVAGASAVSATVLLKKSKGRSDGEAEHKPLCRILPGIQPPRSPRAEPLPRGASTAPAAGSSPSPGASVAEVCPWETEEALPASDKTNTDTRKTSEVCPWEVESMDPTPTLHGQGRAGASPQDGDRGVSETKTDICPWDHE; this is encoded by the exons ATGGGGCCGTGGCGGTGGTCGCTGCTCTGGTGCTTACACGTGGCGCTGGTCCGCGGCACCGTCCTCGCGGGGGGCCAGAACTCGCGAGAAAGACCCCCGCGGCCGGCGGGATGGTCCCCGGCCCCGTCATCCTCCTGGGCACCCACGCCGGAGCCGGGATCGTCGAGGGACCCCGAGGGCTCGGCGGCGGCGTTGGCTTTCCTGCAGACGGGCGATGCGCAGAGGCTGGCCCGGGCCAACTGCAGCCGGGGTGTCGCGGCGGGGGCAGCGggtcccggcccccccccc gcgctaCGTTCCGCCTTGCGTGCCGCCCCCGAGGCGCTGGCCCACGCCGCCAATTTCCTCAACATGCTCTTCCAGACCAACGACATCCGCGAAGCCAGCGTGGCCGAGGACGTGGAGTGGTACCAGGCGCTGGTCCGCAGCCTGGCAGAGGGGCACCCGTGGGTGCGCCGGGCGGTCCTCGCCCTCGACGCCCACCCGCTGGCCGCCAAGCCCCGGCTGATGCTTCAGGCTACCAAAGGGGACGGTGAGATCCTGCTGCAGGACGTCTCCGCCACCGCTCCCGGCCTCGGAAACCTCAGCTGGGACAACGAGTGGTTCAACTCCTTCAAGTCCCAGCGGAACCCCGTCCTCCGCAAGCGGGTGCTCAGCAATGACCTGCGCAGCATGGAGACCCCCAAGTGGCAGCGGGGCGACAGCTACGTGGGGGAGCCGGGCCACGTGCGGTGGTCCCCCCCGTTCCTCGAGTGCCGGGACGGCAGGTTCCTGCCCGCCTGGGCGGTCACGCTCTCCTCCGCTTTCTACGGGCTCAAGCCAGACCTTAGCCCTGAGTTCAA GGGCGTCGTGCGGGTGGACATTGAGCTGCGGGACGTGGCCATCGACCAGTGCGCCAGCGGGCCGGGCTGGTTCGCGGACACGCACCGCTGCGACCTCAACAGCACCCAG TGTGTCCCCCAGGAGAGCCGTGGCTTCGTCCTCGGGAGGTACTTGTGCCGGTGCAAGCCGGGTTTTTACGGGGCCGGCGGAGCTGCCAGCGGTGCCCGGGCAG GGAcggcggggagcgcggcgggggcGGATGGGGGGTCCCGGCTGGCGTGCCGGCCCTGCCGCCAGGGATGCACCACCTGCGAGGACGACATGCCCTGCCTGATCCAGGAGGACCGGGCGCTGCGGGCAGCCATCCTCTCCTGCCAAGCCTGCTGCATGCTGGCCGTCTTCCTCAGCATGCTCATCTCCTACCACTTCCGACGGAGCAAG AGGATCCGGGCGTCGGGAGTTGTCCTCCTGGAGATGATCCTTTTCGGGTCCCTCCTCCTCTACTTCCCC GTATTCATCCTGTACTTCAAGCCGAGCATCTTCCGCTGCATCGTCCTGCGCTGGGTGCGCATGCTCGGCTTCGCCATCGTCTACGGCACCATCACCCTCAAGCTGTACAG GGTGCTGAAGGTGTTCCTGTCCCGCACGGCCCAGCGGGTGCCCTACGTGTCGAGCCAGCGGGTGCTGAAGATGCTGGGGCTGATCCTGCTCCTGGTGCTGTGGTTCCTGGCAGCCTGGACCATCGGGATGCTGGAGAACGTCGACAAGAACATCCCGCTGGTGATCCGCACCCAGACCGCCCGCGGGCTCCACTTCTACATCTGCGGCCACGACCGCTGGGATTACATGATGGTGATCG CCgaaatgctgtttctgctcTGGGGCAGCTTCCTTTGCTACGCCACGCGCACCGTGCCCTCCGCCTTCCACGAGCCCCGCTACATGGGGATCGCGCTCCACAACGAGCTCATGATCTCGGCCACCTTCCACGTGGTCAG GTTCATCATGGTCCCATCGCTGCACCCCGACTGGACCCTGCTGCTCTTCTTCGCTCACACCCACAGCACCATCACCATGACGCTGGCGCTGGTCTTCATCCCGAAG TTCCTGCACGCCGGCTCGCCGCTGCGGGAGGAGATCGCGGCCGAGGTCTACGAGGACGAGCTGGACATGCGGCGCTCGGGCTCCTGCTTGAACAGCAGCATCGCGTCCGCCTGGAGCGAGCACAGTCTTGACCCCGATGACATTCGG GAGGAGCTGAAGAAGCTTTACTCCCAGCTGGAGGTGCACAAGAGGCGGAAGATGGCAGCCAACaacccccacctccccaagaAGCGCAGCTCCCGCCGCAGCTTGGGCCGCTCCATCGCGCGCCGCGTCGCCGAGCTGCCCGAGGCCGCGGCACGCCGTAgcggcggaggggagcgggcggGCACCCCGGCACGCCGCGGTTCCTCGGCCAAGCGGCTCCCCGACGCCGGCGGCGCCAGCCTACGGATGCGGGATGACGGTTCCCGGCGCCGCGCCGCGGCCCCGCGCAAGTCCCGCGGCGCCGAGGGTCCTGCGCAGGAGCCCCGGGAAGGCTCGCCCATCCCCGGTCCCCACGGGGAACCCACGCCGGGGAGGAAGATGATGGCGGAGACGACCTCGGACCGATCCGACAGCGAGTCCCTCGATGCCGCCCCGCTCATGTGCAAGTCAGCCAGCGCCCACAACCTGGCGGGGCACGGGCAGCAGCCCCCCTCGCCCCGCGCAGCCCCTTTGCAGAAGTCGCTCAGCGTCGTCGCCGGTGCGCGGGAAGAGGCCCTGCTCGCCGCCAGCCGAGCTGCGCAGCAGGAGCGGTACGCCAGCCGGCACCTCTCTGCCCGGTCCTCGGAGCGCCCCACGGACCAGGGGGTCCCCGAGAAAGCCGAGAAGCCCCAAATCCCCGGTGCAGCTGATGCCCtcctgccagccagctccagccccgcCGAGGGATGCCCCCAGAAGGACGCGTCCACCCCGGGCGACGGCAAGGTGCAGAAGCACATCACCTACGCGCCCATCAAGAGCATCAGCATCGACGGCTCCCACCTCCCGGGGCGGGTGCGGGTGGCGGTGAGGAGGACCCCGCCGCCACCCCCGGTCCGCTACCAGAGCCTGGGGCAGCACGCCGCGCCGGCCGGTGACAGCCCGGAGCCAGCGGAGCTGCCTGCGGATTCCCCGGCACGGGCGGGAGAGCCAGAGAGGACACCGGAGGGATCTGCGGAGGAAAAGCTGGGGCGTGCGTCCCCCCCGGCGGGGAAGGGCAGGCTGGTGACCTCAGCCTCCATCCCGGCACAGGTCTGCCCCTGGGAGCTGGTCCAGGAGGAGATCCTGAGCCAGAAGCAAAAAGCTGCCGAAGCAGCAGACGCGGGGACCCCCGGTGACACAGCGGCCACCCCCTCCAGCCTCAAGCCATCCTCCCAGAAGACCTCCCTCCGGGGCTTGGGACTGGCCATGAAAGCCTTCAATCGCTCCAGGGGGAAAAGCATCctgagggggaagagggagggtgAGGGGAGCCTCAGGAAGAAGGGGCGCGAGTGGgaggggggcagcaggagggagaggccCGGCCTGGCAGAGATGTCAGTTGTGTCCCTCGGGGGGATTAGCCGAGACCCTGCCGCCAAAAGCCCCGAATGGAGCAGGCAGAGGCCCGGCAGCGAGCCCACCGCCCGCCCGTGGCAGGGGGACGCGGTCCCCTGCCAGCACAACAACAATGCCGGCACCGCCTGGGAAGCTGCAGGCTGGGGGGACGGTGGGACAGAAGGACAGTGGGAcagcccagccccggggacAGGCGATGGTGAGGATCTGGCAGAGAAGCCCAGCGCTCTGCAGGGGGATGGAGATGCTGGTGGGGGCCCAGAGCCACCCTCAGGGGGGCACAAAGTCCTACTCGGTGTTGGCCGCCAAGAAGGAGCCGAATATCCCCAGGAAACCCCGGCGGTGGCCGGCAGTGGGAAAACACAGATATGTCCCCAGCCAGGGGCCAAGGTTCccgtggcagagctgggaaaggaTGCTCCTGCAGCCGTCGTGAGGTTGATCACACCAAAGGAACGGGGGGCCAGGCCAGATGAAGGGCTTGAGGAGAGCAGCAggtccctccatccccaggaCCGCACAGAGGTGGAGTGGCCACATGCAAAACCCATCGCGAGCAGCCCCCACCCGTCCACCACCGGTGTGGAGAGAGCGGCTGCTGAGAAGTTGAGGGCTGAGGTTTGTTCCCGGGAAGCCCCGGGCATCCCAGCGGGAAGAGGAGCCTTGCTGCGTCAGGAGGCAATTGCTTCCCGGGAGGAGAGAGGGGTCCCACCGGGCGAGGAGAGCCCAGCCAAGGTGCTGGAGAAGGGGAGCAGCCAGCCTGAGCCCCTCAGTCCCGGGGGGAGCTGGGGCACCGAGAGGGTCCCCCCAAGGAGCCGGAGCGCAGAAGTGGCCCCGGCTGCAGTGGGGAAAGCCAGCagggcagcgggcaggcaggcagaggtcTGTCCTGGGGAAACTCGGGCAGATTCCAGcattaaaatagaaatctgCCCCTGGGAAGAGAGCGGGGGTGAGCACCGGGGGCCGGGCAGAGCCCCGGGGAAGGGCAGCAGTGAGGTGGATGCTGGCTACCCCAGGGAAGAGCTGGGCATGGAGAAACCACTAGCAAAAAGCCCAGAGCTGCTGAaagtggctttggagaagtcaAGCAGTGtggagggcaggagggctgAGGTTTGTCCGTGGGAGACCGGGGACGGGGGAAGGACTGTCAGAGCAGAAATCTGCCCCTGGGACGTGGAGGGGGCTCAGCTGGAGAAAGagaggcaggaaggagagagcaTCAGACCAAAATCACTGGGTTTGCTGAGAGCACAGAAGAGCCGGAGCAGCCTGCAAGtgcccagccagccctggggcagcacCAGCAGCGAAGAACCCCCATCGAAACCTGCTCCCAAAAGCTCTGAGCTTTGCTTAGACGGAACAGCCTTATCCGATGCAGGAAAATTAGATGATGGTAAAATTTCCCAAATGAAGAAAGGGATTTCCCCGCAGAGAGCGGCCCTGAGCGGCACTGGAGAgacagctctggctgcagaCAAGGGGAGCAGCCAGCGGGGATCTTCCCACCCCGGGGAAGGTGCGGAGCAGCCTGGCACAGGGCTCACAGCAaaaagcccagctctgcccaaaACATCATTGACGCAAGCAGGAACCATTGACAGCAAAAAGGCCAACATTTGTCCGTGGGAAGTGGAAGATGAGCCTCTTGCTAAAACAGAAATCTGCCCTTGGGAAGAGCCTGCAGCTCCACTGGGGAAGGAGAGACAGAGTCAGGACACACATGGGActtccaaagggaaaaacaaaccaggatCTGGAGGACTTGAAGATATCAAAGCAAAACTGGCAGAGATGGGTGGCCATGGGTCAGAGCGCAGGGACACCGGGATCTTTGCAAAGCTCATTAGGAAAAGCCTAGAGAATTCAAAAGCTGAGTCCAAGAAATCCCAGAGCGTGGAGAGCATAATGGAGGAGGTCTGTCCCTGGGAGAGCTTGGGCACAGAGCAGCTCGCAGAAAAACCCCATGTCAGGAGCCCAGCGCTGCCCAAATCACCTTCAAAGAAATCCCAGAGCGTGGAGAGCCTGAAGGCAGAGGTCTGTCCTTGGGAGGTTCAGGAGGTTGAATCCACTGATAAAGCAGAAATCTGCCCCTGGGAGACGGCTGCACCTCCCTCCGATCAACCAAAGGCAaagctgggtgctggggggggttcAAAGGGGGACAAGCGCATCACGCGCCAGGCAGCGCTTGCCAGCCCAGTGAGATCCCTGGAGAAGGGCAGCAGCGAGCGAGAGGCCGTGTGTCCCTGGGAGAGCTTGGGCACGGAGCAGCACCCAGAAAAACCCCGCGCCGGGAGCCCAGCGCTGCCCAAATCGCCTTCAAAGAAATCCCAGAGCGTGGAGAGCCTGAAGGCAGAGGTCTGTCCTTGGGAGGTTCAGGAGGTTGAAGCCAGTGATAAAGCAGAAGTCTGCCCCTGGGAAACGGCTGCTCCACCATTAAGTAAAGAGAAATCAAGACAGGACAAAGATGTTCTGTCCATAGCGAGCAAAAGCCCTTCTACAAGTCATGGCCTCTGCAAAGAGGTTGGAGACAGCACGTctggaaagaaggagaaagcaagcagggacCATGAGTCCATCTGCCCCTGGGAGACCCtgggcacagagcagctcccagcaaaACCCCGCGCCGGGAGCCCAGCGCTGCCCAAATCGCCTTCAAAGAAGTCCCAGAGCGTGGAGAGCCTGAAGGCAGAGGTCTGTCCTTGGGAG GTTGAAGCCAGTGATAAAGCAGAAATCTGCCCCTGGGAGACGGCTGCTCCACCAAGTAAAGAGAAATCAAGACAGGACAAAGATGCTCTGTCCATAGCGAGCAAAAGCCCTTCTACAAGTCATGGTCTCTGCAAAGAGGTTGGAGACAGCACGTctggaaagaaggagaaagcaagcagggacCGTGAGTCCATCTGCCCCTGGGAGACCCTGGGCACAGAGCAGCTTGCAGACAAATCCCGCGCCGGGAGCCCAGCGCTGCCCAAATCGCCTTCAAAGAAATCCCAGAGCGTGGAGAGCCTGAAGGCAGAGGTCTGTCCTTGGGAG GTTCAGGAGGTTGAAGCCACTGATAAAGCAGAAATCTGCCCCTGGGAAACGGCTGCTCCACCATTAAGTAAAGAGAAATCAAGACAGGACAAAGATGTTCTGTCCATAGCAAGCAAAAGCCCTTCTACAAGTCATGGCCTCTGCAAAGAGGTTGGAGACAGCACATctggaaagaaggagaaagcaagcagggacCGTGAGTCCATCTGCCCCTGGGAGACCCtgggcacagagcagctcccagAAAAATCCAGCACTGGGAGGCCAGCGCTGCCCAAATCGCCTTCAAAGAAATCCCAGAGCGTGGAGAGCCTGAAGGCAGAGGTCTGTCCTTGGGAGGTTCAGGAGGTTGAAGCCACTGATAAAGCAGAAGTCTGCCCCTGGGAAACGGCTGCTCCACCATTAAGTAAAGAGAAATCAAGACAGGACAAAGATGTTCTGTCCATAGCGAGCAAAAGCCCTTCTACAAGTCATGGCCTCTGCAAAGAGGTTGGAGACAGCACGTctggaaagaaggagaaagcaagcagggacCATGAGTCCATCTGCCCCTGGGAGACCCtgggcacagagcagctcccagcaaaACCCCGCGCCGGGAGCCCAGCGCTGCCCAAATCGCCTTCAAAGAAGTCCCAGAGCGTGGAGAGCCTGAAGGCAGAGGTCTGTCCTTGGGAGGTTCAGGAGGTTGAAGCCAGTGATAAAGCAGAAATCTGCCCCTGGGAGACGGCTGCTCCACCAAGTAAAGAGAAATCAAGACAGGACAAAGATGCTCTGTCCACAGCGAGCAAAAGCCCTTCTACAAGTCATGGCCTCTGCAAAGAGGTTGGAGACAGCACGTctggaaagaaggagaaagcaagcagggacCGTGAGTCCATCTGCCCCTGGGAGACCCtgggcacagagcagctcccagcaaaACCCCGCGCCGGGAGCCCAGCGCTGCCCAAATCGCCTTCAAAGAAGTCCCAGAGCGTGGAGAGCCTGAAGGCAGAGGTCTGTCCTTGGGAG GTTGAAGCCAGTGATAAAGCAGAAATCTGCCCCTGGGAGACGGCTGCTCCACCAAGTAAAGAGAAATCAAGACAGGACAAAGATGCTCTGTCCATAGCGAGCAAAAGCCCTTCTACAAGTCATGGTCTCTTGAAAGAGATTGGAGACAGCACGTctggaaagaaggagaaagcaagcagggacCGTGAGTCCATCTGCCCCTGGGAGACCCTGGGCACAGAGCAGCTTGCAGACAAATCCCGCGCCGGGAGCCCAGCGCTGCCCAAATCGCCTTCAAAGAAATCCCAGAGCGTGGAGAGCCTGAAGGCAGAGGTCTGTCCTTGGGAGCTTGAATCCACTGATAAAGCAGAAATCTGCCCCTGGGAGGTGGCTGCACCTCTGCTGGAAGAAGGAGCAGCCCCGGGTAAGGCAAACCtcccaccaaaaaaagcagGTGTCTCCAAACCACCAGAGAAGGGGAGCAGTGAGTGTGAGGCCATCTGCCCCTGGGAGAGCCTGGGCACAGAGGAGCTCTCCCTGAAAACCGCTACAGGGAAAGAGCCATCCAAGAAGTCCGACAGCACAGAGAGCAGGAAATCTGATATTTGCCCCTGGGAAGCGGTAGAGCCCACCGGCTCAGAGAAGGGAAGCTTCAAACCCGGTGTCCACCCACAGGGAGCTGACAGAGCATCCCCCATTGGGATGGGAAAGTCAAAGCTGGTGGCAGGAGCCAGCGCCGTGTCTGCGACAGTCCTGCTGAAAAAATCCAAGGGCAGATCTGACGGCGAGGCTGAGCACAAGCCCCTGTGCCGCATCCTGCCAGGCATCCAGCCCCCACGGAGCCCCAGGGCAGAGCCACTGCCTCGGGGAGCGAGCACGGCTCCCGCGgcgggcagcagccccagcccaggcGCTAGCGTAGCTGAAGTTTGTCCCTGGGAAACAGAAGAGGCTCTGCCAGCATCTGACAAGACCAACACAGACACGAGGAAAACCTCCGAGGTGTGTCCATGGGAGGTGGAGAGCATGGATCCCACCCCGACCCTCCAcgggcagggcagagctggggcaagCCCCCAAGATGGAGACAGGGGTGTGAGTGAAACCAAAACCGATATCTGCCCATGGGACCACGAGTAG